The sequence TTAAAGGCGCATCCGACCGTTCGGGACGCATTGGCATTTTTAGAGCGACACGTAGATGATGTGTATTGTATGGATTATGTCGTTTGTCATTGCGATATGAATCATAATAACTGGCTTTTAACAGAAGATGATCAATTGTATTTAATTGACTGGGATAGCGCAATGATTGCCGATCCGGCGATTGATATCGGAATGTTGTTATATGCTTACATTCCAAGAGAGCAGTGGTCGAGTTGGCTAGAAGAATATGGTGAGAAGTTCGATGAGCAATTGCAGCTACGTATGAAATGGTATACGATTGCTCAAACGGTTACGTTGCTTGCATGGCATAAAGGAAGGAATAATGAAAAGGAAATGCAACGACTGTTGCATTTCCTTGAACATGTGCTACGTTAATTGATCCATCCAATTCGCAAGTTGCTGTTCGTGTTGATCGATGTGTAAAGAAAGATCGGTTGCATTTTTGCCGTTTTGACTATACGTGTAAATATGGGACAATGTTTGTTTCAGTTCAGAATGGACGGCATCGTTCGTCATTAACGATTTGGCGAGCCGTTCAATTTGTTCACATTCTGCAACGGTTCCTGAACGATCAAGGTGATGTTCCGATAAAATATCTTTTAACACAGTTAATTGATGTTCATGATTAATGGCCATGTTCATCCCCCTATTCGCTTTATAATATGGCCGTTTTTATCTTTTTATATACAAAGAAACGGAGGATGAGACGTGCGTTTACGAAATAAGCCTTGGGCGAAAGAAAAAATTGCATCATATCCGCAATACATTATTCCACAACCAGAGCAATATAAAGGACGTTGGCATGAATTGTTTTCAAACGATCATCCGATTCATATTGAAATTGGGACAGGGAAAGGCCGTTTTATTACCGAAATGGCAAAAATGAATCCTCACATTAACTATATTGGAATTGAGTTATATGAGAGCGTCATTGTATGCGCCCTCGACAAATTGATCGAGAACAATTTGCCAAATTTGCGTTTATTAAATGTCAATGCAAAAGACTTAACGAATATTTTTGCTAAAGGAGAAGTAGAGCGCATTTACTTAAACTTCTCTGATCCATGGCCAAAAAAGCGACACGAAAAGCGCCGCTTAACTTATCGTGCATTTTTAGAGCTATATGAAAACATTTTAGTGGATGAAGGGGAAATTCACTTCAAAACGGATAATCGCGGGCTGTTTGAATATTCCCTTGTTAGTTTTTCGCAATACGGTTTAGTTCTTCAGTATGTTAGTATCGATCTTCATCGAAGCGGCTTCGAAGGAAATGTGATGACAGAATATGAACAAAAGTTTTCGGAAAAAGGAAACCCGATTTATCGTTGTGAAGCAAAATATCGAAAACCTATGTCGTAAATCTGGCATAGGTTTTTCTCTTTTCTGAATATTTTTGTAATGTTAAAATGGAGAGTGAAAGAGGACAAGGGGGAAAAGAGATGGAGAAATTAACGATCGGTCAAGCAACGATGACGTGGCTGAATGGGGGAATTACACATTTAGACGGGGGAGCGATGTTTGGGGTTGTACCAAAGCCTCTTTGGACGAAAAAATACCCATGCAACGAACATAACCAAATTCCGCTTCGTACCGACCCGATTTTATATTGTTGAATCCGTTAAACGTCAATAAACCCAAGCGGCTTTGCTTGGGTTTTACAATTTTCGTGCTTCAATAATCGTCCCTGTTTTTGCATCAATGAGACATTCATAAGCATCGGTTGGACGAGTGACTCCTCCTCGATAGACAGTATAGCGCAACCCGTTTTTTTCAATCATTTCAACGGTTGTTTGAATCCACGATCCTGTAACGTCACCCGTTTGTTGAAAAGCTTCTTTCGCTTTTTGAAGCGCTTGTTCAGATGAAATCAAACGTCTATGTTGCCATTGGTCAAATATGTATGCTGCTGTTGCACCGACAACGATACCGGTAAGAAATGTTTTCATGCGCATATGCATTCCTCCACTTTTTCTTTTAGTATACCGAATTGTTCGAGTGGAAACTACATGTAAAATTCGCTACAATGACAAATAGCGAGAAAAGAAAGGGGATATAGCGATGGATTTGCAGTTATTTCGAACGTTAACGGAATTGCCGGGAGCACCGGGAAATGAACATGCGGTGCGCGCCTTCATGCGTGAACAGTTACAAAAATATGCCGATGAAATTGTGCAAGATCGGCTTGGGAGCATTTTTGGAGTGAAGCGCGGAACGGAAGATGGTCCAGTTGTGATGGTTGCAGGGCATATGGATGAAGTGGGTTTTATGGTCACCGCCATTACAGAACAAGGAATGATTCGCTTTCAACCGCTTGGAGGTTGGTGGGGTCAAGTACTGCTCGCTCAACGTGTACAAATCATAACAGATCAAGGTCCGATTGTTGGAGTCATCGGTTCGATCCCGCCTCATTTGCTTGATGAAGAGCAACGAAAAAAGCCGATGGATATGAAAAATATGCTTATTGATGTTGGAGCAGATGATCGTACCGATGCAGAGCGCATGGGCATCCGTCCGGGGCAACAAATTGTACCGATTTGTCCGTTTACACCGATGGCAAACGAGAAAAAAATTATGGCGAAAGCATGGGATAATCGTTACGGTTGTGGCTTGGCGATCGAGTTGTTAAAGGAATTAAAAGATGAAACGTTGCCGAACGTATTATATTCTGGAGCAACGGTTCAAGAAGAAGTCGGATTGCGCGGTGCACAAACGGCAGCAACGATGATTAAACCAGATATTTTCTTTGCGCTAGATGCAAGCCCAGCGAACGACATGACAGGAGACGAAAAAGAGTTCGGGCATCTTGGGAAAGGGGCGCTCGTGCGCATTTATGATCGTACAATGATTACTCATCGCGGCATGC comes from Anoxybacillus flavithermus and encodes:
- a CDS encoding phosphotransferase family protein; translated protein: MEQLLGKEWEISPAGGATGDAYIAEYDGKKLFLKRNSSPFLAVLSAEGIVPKLVWTKRMENGDVITAQQFLQARELKPSDMTSKQVAQLLRKIHRSKELLGMMERLGKKPLVPHRLLEEVKQNEYVELKAHPTVRDALAFLERHVDDVYCMDYVVCHCDMNHNNWLLTEDDQLYLIDWDSAMIADPAIDIGMLLYAYIPREQWSSWLEEYGEKFDEQLQLRMKWYTIAQTVTLLAWHKGRNNEKEMQRLLHFLEHVLR
- a CDS encoding YtzH-like family protein, with translation MAINHEHQLTVLKDILSEHHLDRSGTVAECEQIERLAKSLMTNDAVHSELKQTLSHIYTYSQNGKNATDLSLHIDQHEQQLANWMDQLT
- the trmB gene encoding tRNA (guanosine(46)-N7)-methyltransferase TrmB: MRLRNKPWAKEKIASYPQYIIPQPEQYKGRWHELFSNDHPIHIEIGTGKGRFITEMAKMNPHINYIGIELYESVIVCALDKLIENNLPNLRLLNVNAKDLTNIFAKGEVERIYLNFSDPWPKKRHEKRRLTYRAFLELYENILVDEGEIHFKTDNRGLFEYSLVSFSQYGLVLQYVSIDLHRSGFEGNVMTEYEQKFSEKGNPIYRCEAKYRKPMS
- a CDS encoding PepSY domain-containing protein, producing the protein MRMKTFLTGIVVGATAAYIFDQWQHRRLISSEQALQKAKEAFQQTGDVTGSWIQTTVEMIEKNGLRYTVYRGGVTRPTDAYECLIDAKTGTIIEARKL
- a CDS encoding M42 family metallopeptidase; its protein translation is MDLQLFRTLTELPGAPGNEHAVRAFMREQLQKYADEIVQDRLGSIFGVKRGTEDGPVVMVAGHMDEVGFMVTAITEQGMIRFQPLGGWWGQVLLAQRVQIITDQGPIVGVIGSIPPHLLDEEQRKKPMDMKNMLIDVGADDRTDAERMGIRPGQQIVPICPFTPMANEKKIMAKAWDNRYGCGLAIELLKELKDETLPNVLYSGATVQEEVGLRGAQTAATMIKPDIFFALDASPANDMTGDEKEFGHLGKGALVRIYDRTMITHRGMREFILDTAETNNIPYQYFISPGGGTDAGRVHIANSGIPSAVIGICARYIHTHASIIHVDDYEAAKQLLIALVKQCDRATVDAIRHNG